A single region of the Vibrio cyclitrophicus genome encodes:
- a CDS encoding tetratricopeptide repeat protein has protein sequence MNDTVPMALLSETDILIRAARLVDRDEITLAVKLLEQAHSEKPRSERLLSILSNLHHKLGNYAKAKEFTEAAFYDLSPSAMHSEMELPNESDVSFLADKSSELVDVEYNFESSGTQPIKSPRKTLSLNRKVNNSSDESEVKIYHRSKKKNVLLKPLNLADEADLPVNSSSSIKQVGIDIPKPCTKSLELQSGKSLSPAEDLDDYVVEDLDGFFEQLNEEDTNDDIASDIYSYAEEVIPEDELFVTDNNELELYDLWVDDEQVNDDNAGNSALENSLTFEERARFVAVDCIIEFGWHARELPFLVDVFSGPGWHNTKVALSREVQSGATVEELELAFEVKTFWKDSSRYWITFSKAWVSGESAGSTYKHCSWKQALRLVRLFNGVPTFEEIYDFLETEFEYWYAHTILRRCFPAFNHYLFSYRLHSRNIDSMFGGFAVPEFFDGLNTISSHLPHSDEMLSLKDMGIDLANKFVSKNSFVSDDYTDDYLLELWNQKA, from the coding sequence GTGAATGATACTGTACCAATGGCCCTTTTGAGCGAGACTGATATCTTAATACGGGCAGCGCGTTTAGTCGATAGAGATGAAATTACGTTGGCTGTTAAGTTATTAGAGCAAGCACATAGCGAAAAACCTCGTTCAGAAAGGCTACTTAGTATCTTAAGCAATCTCCACCACAAACTTGGAAACTATGCCAAAGCAAAGGAATTTACCGAAGCGGCTTTTTATGACTTATCACCTTCTGCTATGCACTCTGAAATGGAATTGCCTAATGAAAGTGATGTTTCTTTTTTGGCGGATAAATCAAGTGAGCTAGTGGATGTTGAGTACAATTTTGAAAGCTCTGGTACTCAACCAATAAAATCACCCAGAAAAACTTTGAGCTTAAACAGAAAGGTGAATAACTCATCTGATGAATCGGAAGTTAAAATATATCATCGTTCTAAGAAAAAAAATGTTCTTCTTAAGCCCTTAAATCTGGCGGATGAAGCCGACCTTCCCGTCAACTCTTCATCATCTATAAAGCAAGTCGGAATTGACATACCAAAACCCTGCACGAAGAGCCTCGAACTGCAAAGTGGAAAATCGCTGAGCCCAGCAGAGGATTTAGATGATTATGTAGTGGAAGATCTAGATGGATTTTTCGAACAATTAAATGAAGAAGATACGAATGATGATATAGCGAGTGATATCTATAGTTATGCAGAAGAAGTAATTCCAGAAGATGAATTATTTGTAACTGATAATAACGAGTTAGAGCTTTATGACTTGTGGGTTGATGATGAGCAAGTTAATGATGACAATGCAGGAAATAGTGCTTTAGAGAACAGCCTGACTTTTGAGGAGCGAGCTCGTTTTGTTGCTGTAGACTGTATTATTGAGTTTGGTTGGCATGCCAGAGAGTTACCATTTTTGGTCGATGTATTTAGTGGACCTGGTTGGCATAATACAAAAGTTGCACTATCAAGAGAAGTTCAGTCTGGGGCAACAGTAGAAGAATTAGAGTTGGCCTTTGAAGTTAAGACATTTTGGAAGGATAGTTCACGATATTGGATTACGTTTTCAAAAGCGTGGGTTAGCGGAGAGAGTGCAGGTTCAACCTATAAACATTGTAGTTGGAAACAAGCTTTACGCTTAGTTCGTTTGTTTAATGGCGTTCCAACGTTTGAAGAAATATATGATTTCTTAGAAACTGAATTTGAGTATTGGTACGCGCATACTATTTTGAGGCGCTGTTTCCCTGCTTTTAATCACTATTTATTTAGTTATCGACTCCATAGCCGAAATATTGATTCGATGTTTGGCGGTTTTGCTGTCCCCGAGTTTTTTGACGGTTTAAATACAATATCGTCCCACCTACCTCACTCGGATGAAATGTTATCACTTAAAGATATGGGTATTGATTTAGCGAATAAATTTGTGAGTAAAAACTCGTTTGTGAGTGATGATTATACGGATGACTATTTGTTAGAGCTATGGAACCAAAAGGCATAG
- a CDS encoding DEAD/DEAH box helicase, translating to MHVQKRLKPVRGCWVLHEKFGRGLVRQVLDNIDGVTLKVGWQNREYGQTLVSASSVGSGFMVGMEVQHVPASKVESCLEEGIVLKIKEIAGFHQVLVNFSESSITRWLPFERLSWIKGVEHRFCTNDFGDLITPVRFKLKVLAHAIENWNENTGSLSRLDIDPLPHQVHLVHHILASGHLNWMIADDVGLGKTIETGMLLKALEQRGQAERVLLVTPAGLTSQWKEELHNKFGLSEFRIYGENFNIDEGREWGMYKHVIGSIDRFKEEHHLEKLLRAEPWDLVIFDEAHRLSRRQYGMKYDASNRFQLANFLRAKTKAMVLLSATPHQGKPDKFQSLLMLLNPDRKEEIETLALNPEILSEMIIRNNKSDVTDLEGNFIFKGKTTKAIRVTHDKALKDFDCSLQSYLRKGYQTASEMGQTGNAIGFVMTVYRKLAASSAKAINKALHNRKRRLVEEAQSVGVDDDLLVQDERYFGEAEELQLQTTQGKEFFDGELEQLNILIAESEQVLITDPKLKEFKEVLIPSILANHKSEKILIFTEYRSTQDYLKTALEEHYGDGCVNLINGSMKHPVRREAIRNFEDAGQFLISTEAGGEGINLQDKCHIMINYDLPWNPMRLVQRIGRLYRYGQKHRVVVFNLYSPESMDDQIMDLMHERIEQVVGDLSSLSGEYNERLSDDIMGEVADLVDVGDILLEATSDGITRTRERIEEALEKAKNSASKQRELFEYAAGFDPKEVKEELNITSEHVMFFTQGMFDLLDIEVVDKTHKNLIWQIKLNDAIATDLGVRRTRWQITFDRTLHASRGNCEMMDLDNFIFKYLLKKAKSYEFGGLTASIGKSSLLEGAVICSYLRWQNSLGLRQRQELVAIQVSQDKEVTLNTQDFCNWLKDDGISYFERNKQDLKDLFQVAQIKSSEVLKAKSNQLLHPESIAPIAAALFHK from the coding sequence ATGCATGTTCAAAAGAGGCTCAAGCCCGTCAGAGGTTGCTGGGTGTTACACGAAAAGTTTGGTCGCGGTCTTGTGCGCCAAGTTTTGGATAATATTGACGGAGTTACATTAAAGGTTGGTTGGCAAAATCGTGAGTATGGTCAGACACTCGTTTCAGCTTCATCTGTAGGTTCTGGTTTTATGGTAGGTATGGAGGTGCAGCATGTTCCTGCGTCTAAAGTAGAGTCATGTCTAGAAGAAGGGATTGTACTCAAAATAAAAGAAATTGCGGGCTTCCATCAGGTTCTAGTTAATTTTTCTGAATCGTCAATTACTCGCTGGTTGCCATTTGAGCGGCTGTCTTGGATTAAAGGTGTAGAACATCGGTTTTGTACTAATGACTTTGGTGACTTAATTACACCGGTAAGATTTAAGTTAAAAGTCCTCGCGCACGCTATTGAGAATTGGAATGAAAATACAGGGTCGTTATCACGGTTAGACATTGATCCTTTGCCGCATCAAGTACATTTGGTTCACCATATCCTAGCTTCTGGTCACCTCAATTGGATGATTGCCGATGATGTTGGTCTAGGCAAAACTATAGAAACGGGAATGTTACTAAAGGCTCTAGAGCAAAGAGGACAAGCTGAGCGTGTCCTATTAGTTACACCAGCAGGATTGACTTCTCAGTGGAAAGAAGAACTCCATAATAAATTTGGCTTGAGCGAATTCCGAATATATGGCGAGAACTTCAATATCGATGAAGGGCGAGAATGGGGTATGTACAAACACGTGATAGGTTCAATTGATAGGTTCAAAGAAGAGCATCATTTAGAAAAGTTATTGCGTGCAGAGCCTTGGGATCTTGTTATTTTTGACGAAGCTCATCGCCTTAGTCGAAGACAGTATGGGATGAAATATGATGCCTCGAATCGATTCCAACTTGCTAATTTTTTGAGGGCTAAAACAAAAGCTATGGTGCTATTAAGTGCTACCCCTCACCAGGGCAAACCTGACAAGTTTCAAAGCTTATTGATGTTACTAAATCCAGATAGAAAAGAAGAAATTGAGACATTGGCACTGAATCCTGAAATTCTGTCTGAGATGATTATTAGAAATAATAAATCGGATGTGACCGATTTAGAAGGTAATTTTATCTTTAAAGGTAAAACCACAAAAGCAATACGAGTTACGCACGACAAAGCCTTGAAAGATTTTGATTGTTCACTTCAATCCTATCTGAGAAAAGGTTACCAAACAGCTAGTGAGATGGGGCAAACAGGTAATGCAATCGGATTTGTTATGACTGTATACCGAAAGCTAGCAGCATCCAGTGCAAAAGCGATTAATAAAGCACTACACAATAGGAAACGTAGGCTTGTTGAAGAGGCTCAATCAGTAGGCGTTGATGACGACCTATTGGTGCAGGATGAACGTTACTTTGGCGAAGCAGAAGAGCTACAGTTGCAAACTACACAAGGAAAAGAATTCTTTGACGGTGAGCTAGAACAGCTGAATATTCTGATTGCGGAGAGTGAACAAGTACTTATAACGGATCCCAAACTGAAGGAATTTAAAGAGGTTTTGATCCCATCAATACTCGCAAACCACAAGTCAGAGAAAATCTTGATATTTACAGAGTATCGCTCAACACAAGACTACCTAAAGACAGCCCTTGAAGAACATTATGGCGATGGCTGTGTGAATTTGATTAATGGTTCTATGAAACATCCGGTCCGCCGAGAAGCTATCAGAAACTTTGAAGATGCAGGGCAGTTCTTAATTTCAACGGAAGCCGGTGGTGAAGGTATTAACCTTCAAGACAAGTGTCATATTATGATTAATTATGATTTGCCTTGGAACCCCATGAGATTGGTACAACGCATTGGTCGCTTATATCGCTATGGTCAAAAACACCGTGTAGTAGTTTTTAACCTTTATTCTCCTGAGTCAATGGATGATCAAATAATGGATCTGATGCACGAAAGAATTGAACAAGTTGTAGGTGACTTATCTTCATTGAGTGGGGAATACAATGAGCGTTTGAGTGATGACATAATGGGAGAAGTCGCGGACCTTGTCGATGTGGGAGACATACTGCTAGAAGCTACAAGCGACGGTATAACTCGCACAAGAGAGCGCATCGAAGAAGCGTTAGAAAAAGCCAAAAATTCAGCAAGTAAACAGCGTGAGCTATTCGAATATGCCGCAGGGTTTGATCCTAAAGAGGTAAAAGAAGAGCTAAATATTACATCGGAACATGTGATGTTTTTTACGCAAGGAATGTTTGACTTATTGGATATAGAAGTTGTAGATAAGACCCATAAAAACCTTATATGGCAAATTAAACTAAATGACGCTATTGCAACGGATTTAGGGGTAAGGAGAACTAGGTGGCAGATTACGTTTGACCGTACTCTTCATGCGAGTCGTGGAAATTGCGAGATGATGGATCTCGATAACTTTATTTTCAAGTATTTACTTAAAAAAGCTAAGTCGTATGAGTTTGGTGGACTAACAGCCTCCATTGGCAAGTCGTCTCTGCTAGAAGGTGCTGTAATATGTTCATATTTAAGGTGGCAAAACTCTCTTGGTCTGAGGCAGCGACAAGAGTTAGTGGCTATCCAAGTTAGCCAGGATAAAGAGGTTACATTGAACACTCAAGATTTCTGCAACTGGCTGAAAGATGACGGTATTTCATATTTTGAGAGGAATAAACAGGACTTAAAGGACTTGTTTCAAGTTGCCCAAATTAAAAGTTCAGAGGTGTTAAAGGCTAAGTCGAATCAGTTACTTCACCCTGAAAGTATTGCTCCCATTGCGGCCGCATTATTTCATAAGTAA
- a CDS encoding TniQ family protein produces MKTDIQLYPDESLESFLLRLSQEQGYERFSHFAEDIWFDTMDLHGAIAGAFPLELNRVNIYHAQTTSQMRVRVLIHLENQLKLNNFGVLRLALSHSKAQFSPQYKAVHRFGVDYPYAFLRKRFTPICPLCIGEAPYIHQQWQFISHQACEHHGCKLIHHCPECKSRLEYQSTESISQCECGFELRNSPVEGAPDAETLVARWLSGSDSKPLGLLKAEMTISERYGFLLWYVDRYGDIDDLSLESFIEYCGAWPMSLWQDLDALKEKAELVRVKDWKKVFFNEAFGALLKDCRQLPSRQLSHNIVLTQVLAYFTKLVATVPSSAKGNIGDVLLSPLEASTLLSGTTDEVYRLYEFGEIKAAVRPRMHTKIASHESAFTLRSVIETKLTRMSSESDGLSVYLPEW; encoded by the coding sequence GTGAAAACGGACATTCAACTTTACCCTGACGAATCGCTCGAAAGCTTCTTGTTGCGCTTATCGCAAGAACAAGGCTACGAGCGATTTTCTCATTTCGCCGAAGATATCTGGTTCGACACTATGGATCTGCATGGAGCGATTGCTGGTGCTTTCCCCTTAGAGCTCAACCGAGTCAATATCTACCACGCTCAAACCACAAGCCAAATGCGGGTGCGGGTTCTTATTCATCTTGAGAACCAATTAAAGCTCAATAACTTTGGTGTATTGCGCCTAGCGTTATCACATTCAAAAGCTCAATTCTCTCCGCAATACAAAGCTGTTCATAGATTTGGTGTTGACTATCCTTATGCTTTTCTTCGTAAGCGCTTCACGCCTATTTGCCCCCTATGTATTGGCGAAGCTCCCTACATTCATCAGCAGTGGCAATTTATCTCTCACCAAGCTTGTGAACATCATGGCTGTAAGCTGATTCATCACTGCCCTGAGTGTAAGTCGAGGCTTGAATACCAAAGTACAGAGAGTATTAGCCAATGTGAATGTGGTTTTGAACTCCGAAACTCGCCAGTCGAAGGTGCTCCAGACGCTGAGACCTTGGTCGCCCGCTGGTTGTCAGGAAGTGATTCAAAACCCTTGGGATTGCTGAAGGCAGAAATGACCATCTCTGAGCGCTACGGTTTTTTACTGTGGTATGTAGATCGCTATGGTGATATCGATGACCTCAGTCTTGAGTCATTCATTGAATATTGTGGCGCTTGGCCAATGTCATTGTGGCAAGACCTCGATGCTTTGAAAGAGAAGGCAGAACTCGTTCGAGTCAAAGATTGGAAGAAGGTATTTTTCAATGAAGCCTTTGGTGCTCTGCTTAAAGATTGCCGTCAGTTACCCAGTCGGCAGCTGAGTCACAATATCGTACTTACTCAGGTGTTAGCTTACTTTACAAAGCTAGTGGCAACAGTGCCCTCAAGTGCCAAAGGAAATATCGGTGATGTACTGCTCAGCCCCTTAGAAGCTTCTACATTGCTCTCTGGCACAACGGATGAAGTGTATCGGTTGTATGAATTTGGTGAGATTAAAGCCGCTGTCAGGCCGCGAATGCATACAAAGATAGCGAGTCACGAGTCGGCGTTTACTTTACGAAGTGTCATCGAAACAAAGCTGACTAGAATGAGCTCTGAAAGTGATGGTTTAAGTGTGTATCTACCTGAGTGGTAA
- the csy3 gene encoding type I-F CRISPR-associated protein Csy3, with amino-acid sequence MELCTQLNYVRSLSAGKAYFYYLSKSGEMCPLEIDRTRLRAPKGGYAEAYKGGQFVKKNVAPQDLAYSNPQFIEECYVKPGVDDIYCAFPLRIRANSLTPDICSDDEVRSKLSLLANTYKELNGYQELALRYAKNILLGTWLWRNRECRKLSIEVTTSDSQTLIVENATRLSWYGHWDEASAECLEKLTAYLMRALADPTEYFYMDVKAKIGVGWGDEVYPSQEFLDSREDGVPTKQLATVEFLNGKETVAFHGQKVGAALQSIDDWWHENADKPLRVNEYGADREYVIARRHVSHGNDFYQLLRNTESWIESMTASQVIPNDVHFIMSVLIKGGLFNCSKAK; translated from the coding sequence ATGGAACTTTGCACTCAGCTGAACTACGTTCGATCACTCTCTGCTGGCAAAGCATATTTCTACTATCTATCCAAAAGTGGTGAGATGTGTCCCCTTGAAATTGATAGAACTAGGCTGCGCGCACCAAAAGGTGGTTATGCAGAAGCGTATAAAGGGGGCCAGTTCGTAAAAAAGAATGTTGCTCCACAAGACTTAGCTTACTCCAATCCTCAGTTCATCGAAGAGTGTTACGTAAAGCCGGGTGTAGATGATATCTACTGTGCATTCCCCCTTCGAATTCGAGCAAATTCTCTAACCCCAGATATCTGTAGTGACGATGAAGTGCGCAGTAAACTTTCGTTACTGGCTAATACTTATAAAGAGCTCAATGGGTATCAGGAACTTGCTCTACGATACGCGAAGAACATTCTGCTTGGTACTTGGCTTTGGAGAAACAGAGAGTGTCGAAAATTGTCGATAGAAGTGACCACTAGTGATTCACAAACCTTGATTGTAGAAAACGCAACAAGGCTTTCTTGGTATGGTCATTGGGATGAAGCGTCAGCAGAATGCCTAGAAAAACTTACCGCTTATTTGATGCGAGCTCTGGCTGACCCAACCGAATATTTCTATATGGATGTCAAAGCTAAAATTGGAGTTGGTTGGGGAGATGAGGTTTACCCAAGCCAAGAGTTTTTAGATAGCCGAGAAGATGGTGTTCCTACTAAGCAGTTAGCTACCGTAGAATTCTTGAACGGAAAGGAAACTGTTGCGTTTCATGGTCAAAAAGTTGGAGCCGCGTTGCAATCGATTGACGATTGGTGGCATGAAAACGCAGATAAACCATTAAGAGTGAACGAATATGGGGCAGATCGAGAATACGTGATAGCAAGGCGACACGTGTCCCATGGAAATGACTTCTATCAACTACTCAGAAATACAGAGAGCTGGATTGAAAGTATGACAGCTTCTCAAGTCATCCCAAATGATGTGCACTTCATCATGTCTGTCTTGATCAAAGGCGGCCTCTTCAATTGTTCCAAGGCGAAGTAA
- the cas6f gene encoding type I-F CRISPR-associated endoribonuclease Cas6/Csy4: MTKRYYFLIRYIPAQADHELLAGRCISQMHLFMVNNRQAMNKIGVSFPDWSDATVGQTIAFVAEDKEMMVGLSFQPYFSVMVNEGLFEISSVCEVPDTAAEVRFVRNQTIGKSFLGSKKRRIKRSMARAELSGVEPSLPATNEERVIDSFHRIPISSGSSGEDYNLFVQKEFVGERVAANFNSYGLATNQERKGTVPEFRF, from the coding sequence ATGACAAAGCGTTACTACTTCTTAATACGTTACATACCAGCACAAGCCGACCATGAATTATTGGCAGGCCGGTGTATATCCCAAATGCACTTGTTTATGGTTAATAACCGACAAGCCATGAATAAAATAGGTGTGAGCTTTCCCGACTGGAGTGATGCTACGGTTGGTCAAACCATAGCTTTTGTTGCCGAAGATAAAGAGATGATGGTTGGACTCTCTTTTCAGCCCTATTTCTCTGTGATGGTAAATGAAGGTTTATTTGAGATCTCCAGTGTATGTGAGGTGCCAGACACTGCGGCTGAGGTGCGGTTTGTCCGTAACCAAACGATCGGGAAAAGTTTTCTGGGTTCCAAGAAACGTCGGATCAAACGAAGCATGGCTAGAGCCGAACTATCTGGTGTTGAACCATCGTTACCAGCCACTAATGAAGAGCGTGTCATCGATAGTTTTCATCGAATACCAATCTCCAGCGGTTCATCAGGGGAAGATTATAATTTGTTTGTGCAAAAGGAGTTTGTCGGTGAGCGTGTTGCAGCAAACTTTAATAGCTATGGTTTAGCCACCAATCAAGAAAGAAAAGGCACGGTACCTGAGTTTCGTTTTTGA
- a CDS encoding GNAT family N-acetyltransferase, translating to MKVTLRKAQSCDVDYLVHLRDVTMHDYLIEVGGDVSREAYERNIMWKYEEAAQIIQVDGQDAGFWRVVFEEDKDRYYLDLIQVHPDFHGIGVGGTLIRNLIEQAQPEGKDVALSVWKINLAAQRLYEKLGFVVCGEDGDEWLLKYQKEIFD from the coding sequence ATGAAAGTAACCTTACGTAAAGCTCAATCGTGTGATGTGGATTACCTTGTACATCTACGTGATGTCACTATGCATGATTACCTTATAGAAGTTGGGGGGGATGTATCACGCGAAGCCTACGAACGTAATATTATGTGGAAGTATGAAGAAGCAGCGCAAATCATCCAAGTAGATGGTCAAGATGCGGGCTTCTGGCGGGTGGTATTTGAAGAAGATAAGGACCGCTACTACTTAGACCTAATTCAGGTTCATCCCGACTTTCATGGTATAGGTGTTGGCGGAACTTTAATTCGCAACCTAATCGAACAAGCTCAGCCAGAGGGCAAAGATGTAGCTTTGTCCGTTTGGAAGATAAATTTGGCAGCTCAACGGCTATACGAGAAGTTAGGTTTCGTGGTTTGTGGTGAAGACGGCGACGAGTGGTTACTAAAATATCAAAAAGAAATTTTCGATTAG
- a CDS encoding cysteine--tRNA ligase yields MNQATLQLFNTLDRTLSPFYTIKPREVGLYACGPTVYDYAHVGNLRTYLFVDLLKRVLQLNGYHVNHVMNITDVGHLVSDGDTGEDKMEKSARKQAKSAWDIATYFEKAFFTDLERLNILKPSITCRATDHIQEQISFIQSLEVKGYTYRTSDGIYFDTDKLPDYGKLARLDKEGLEAGIRVDMAEKKHPTDFALWKFTGEQKRQMEWASPWGNGFPGWHIECSAMAEKYLGETFDIHIGGEDHIPVHHTNEIAQCQAKNGHVQANFWLHGYFLNMNNEKISKSGSTLRLESLIDKGYDPLSYRYLTLTSHYRSQLSFTWEGLNGAQKALRRLRKKITGMPDGGHVDNQFKAEFLAHISRDLNTPQALALLWEVTDSSIEPANKKATLLYFDQVFDLDLEKVEQVTIPKEVQQLAEQRQCMKQQGRFDEADTIREQIRALGYQVNDSTNQSSVTKLL; encoded by the coding sequence ATGAATCAAGCTACACTCCAGCTCTTTAATACCCTTGATAGAACACTTAGCCCGTTTTATACGATTAAACCTCGTGAGGTTGGCCTCTATGCATGTGGCCCAACCGTTTATGACTATGCACATGTCGGTAACCTGCGTACCTACTTGTTCGTTGACCTTCTAAAACGCGTACTACAGCTCAATGGATATCATGTTAATCATGTCATGAACATAACCGATGTTGGGCATCTGGTGTCAGACGGTGACACTGGAGAAGACAAAATGGAGAAAAGCGCACGTAAACAAGCTAAATCAGCTTGGGATATTGCTACATATTTCGAAAAGGCATTTTTTACTGATCTCGAAAGGCTCAACATTCTCAAACCTTCTATCACTTGCCGAGCAACCGACCATATTCAGGAACAAATTTCGTTTATTCAGTCACTCGAAGTTAAAGGCTATACCTATCGAACCAGTGATGGTATTTATTTTGATACAGACAAACTACCCGACTACGGCAAGCTTGCACGATTAGATAAAGAAGGTTTAGAAGCTGGCATTCGCGTTGATATGGCGGAGAAAAAGCATCCGACAGATTTTGCACTTTGGAAATTCACTGGCGAACAGAAAAGGCAAATGGAGTGGGCAAGCCCATGGGGAAATGGCTTCCCAGGGTGGCATATTGAATGTTCAGCGATGGCAGAAAAGTACTTGGGAGAAACCTTCGATATACATATCGGTGGTGAGGATCACATCCCTGTCCACCACACCAATGAAATTGCACAATGCCAAGCGAAAAACGGTCATGTACAAGCAAACTTTTGGTTGCATGGTTACTTCTTAAATATGAACAATGAGAAAATATCTAAGTCGGGTTCTACACTACGTTTAGAAAGCCTAATCGACAAAGGTTATGACCCTCTATCTTATCGTTATTTAACTCTAACCAGTCACTATCGTAGCCAGCTCAGTTTTACTTGGGAAGGATTGAATGGCGCACAAAAGGCACTGCGTAGATTAAGAAAAAAAATCACTGGCATGCCTGACGGTGGTCACGTTGACAACCAGTTCAAAGCTGAATTTCTTGCACATATCAGCCGTGATTTGAACACGCCACAAGCACTCGCTTTACTATGGGAGGTCACCGATAGCTCCATAGAGCCTGCCAATAAAAAAGCGACACTACTTTATTTTGATCAAGTATTTGACCTTGATCTTGAAAAAGTTGAACAGGTCACTATTCCAAAGGAAGTTCAGCAGCTCGCTGAGCAACGTCAATGTATGAAACAACAGGGGCGATTTGATGAGGCAGATACAATCCGAGAGCAAATTCGAGCTTTGGGATATCAAGTTAACGATAGTACTAATCAATCGAGTGTAACCAAGTTACTTTAA
- a CDS encoding GNAT family N-acetyltransferase, with protein MNVRKAIKRDSRKLLELIGHKAAFDRKMKGFHGEVSTNKEKIERTLFGDYPFAHALLLEANGEVQGFALFHYRYSSFIGEPSIWLDDLLVVDKHRSKGFGVGLMQALKLEAEKSLSSHISWTASPHNTKAHNFYKKLGAEVERMDGKRPYFRWAI; from the coding sequence ATGAATGTAAGAAAAGCGATTAAACGAGACTCACGCAAGTTGCTAGAACTTATTGGACACAAAGCCGCTTTCGATCGAAAAATGAAAGGATTTCACGGTGAAGTCTCTACGAACAAAGAGAAGATTGAAAGAACCTTATTTGGTGATTATCCGTTTGCTCACGCACTGCTATTGGAAGCCAATGGCGAAGTTCAGGGGTTCGCCTTGTTTCATTATCGTTATTCCTCCTTTATTGGAGAACCATCTATTTGGCTTGATGACCTGCTAGTTGTTGATAAGCATCGGTCAAAGGGGTTTGGCGTTGGACTTATGCAAGCTCTAAAACTAGAAGCTGAAAAATCGTTGAGTTCTCACATTTCATGGACAGCTAGCCCACACAACACCAAAGCTCATAATTTCTACAAGAAGTTAGGTGCAGAAGTCGAACGAATGGATGGTAAGAGACCGTATTTCCGTTGGGCTATTTAG